A window of Streptomyces gilvosporeus contains these coding sequences:
- a CDS encoding nucleotidyltransferase family protein, whose translation MTEAILLVGGKGTRLRPLTVHTPKPMVPAAGVPFLTHQLARARAAGVTHIVMATSYLAEVFEPYFGDGSALGLHLEYVTEKEPLGTGGAIRNVAGHLHSAPGDPVLIFNGDILTGLDIQALVDTHRTSGADVSLHLTRVEDPRAFGLVPTDDTGKVTAFLEKPQTPEEIVTDQINAGAYVFNRSVIDTIPAGRPVSVERETFPGLLADGAHLQGMVDSTYWLDLGTPQAFVRGSADLVLGRAPSPAVPGRRGERLVLENADVAPDAKLTGGTVIGAGAVVGEGARIDGSAVLEGAVIEPGARIRESLIGAGARIGARAVLDGAVIGDGAEVGADNELRDGIRIWCGARIPAGSVRFSSDQ comes from the coding sequence GTGACTGAAGCGATCCTCCTGGTCGGCGGCAAGGGCACCAGGCTGCGCCCGTTGACGGTGCACACGCCCAAGCCGATGGTCCCGGCGGCCGGTGTGCCCTTTCTCACCCACCAGCTGGCGCGGGCCCGCGCCGCGGGGGTGACGCACATCGTCATGGCCACCTCCTATCTCGCCGAGGTCTTCGAGCCGTACTTCGGCGACGGTTCGGCGCTCGGCCTGCACCTGGAGTACGTCACCGAGAAGGAGCCGCTGGGCACGGGCGGCGCCATCCGCAACGTCGCCGGGCATCTGCACTCCGCCCCCGGCGACCCGGTGCTGATCTTCAACGGCGACATCCTGACCGGACTCGACATCCAGGCCCTGGTGGACACCCACCGCACCTCCGGGGCGGACGTCTCCCTGCACCTGACCCGGGTCGAGGACCCCCGCGCCTTCGGCCTGGTCCCCACCGACGACACCGGCAAGGTCACCGCCTTCCTGGAGAAGCCGCAGACCCCCGAGGAGATCGTCACCGACCAGATCAACGCGGGCGCCTATGTCTTCAACCGGTCGGTGATCGACACCATCCCGGCCGGGCGGCCCGTCTCCGTCGAACGTGAGACCTTCCCCGGACTGCTCGCCGACGGCGCCCACCTCCAGGGCATGGTCGACTCCACCTACTGGCTCGACCTGGGCACCCCCCAGGCATTCGTCCGCGGCTCCGCCGACCTCGTCCTGGGCCGCGCCCCCTCCCCGGCCGTCCCCGGCCGCCGCGGCGAGCGTCTCGTCCTGGAGAACGCCGACGTCGCCCCGGACGCCAAGCTCACCGGCGGCACGGTCATCGGGGCGGGCGCCGTCGTCGGCGAGGGCGCCCGCATCGACGGCAGCGCCGTCCTGGAGGGCGCGGTGATCGAACCGGGCGCCCGGATCCGGGAGTCGCTGATCGGCGCCGGGGCGCGCATCGGGGCCCGCGCGGTCCTGGACGGCGCGGTCATCGGCGACGGGGCCGAGGTCGGCGCCGACAACGAGCTGCGCGACGGCATCCGCATCTGGTGCGGCGCCCGGATCCCGGCGGGCTCGGTGCGCTTCTCCTCCGACCAGTAG
- a CDS encoding peptidoglycan recognition protein: MRLSLLTASLGALTVAALALPSQPPVGAAPATADDAAGSTQSVPLDDLGTAAPRAGEPDSAPVPGTRVMPVREVRPFSLLGVVWDDPNVQLGGHVQVRTRATGSHDWSGWQDVQTDNDDLPDPASAERRKSGVRGSTAPLWTGASNAVQLRIAPDGRNRAPAPFPGGLRLELVDPGSARPTGPGTELRPLGRAEAQAEAQAAAQAAGARSNPDKTYIGPRPRIVTRAGWGADETLREPTPGFTGPVKAAFVHHTATGNDYTCAEAPAAIRAIYRFHVKSSGWKDIGYNFLIDKCGVIYEGRAGGVDKSVMGAHTLGFNDDTTGIALLGNFTDTDPSKGAMEALSALTAWKLGLSGADPRGTVDLTSAGSNLFKKGEVAQLHVISGHRDGFRSACPGDRLYDALDTARTDAARLQGR; this comes from the coding sequence ATGCGCCTTTCCCTTCTCACCGCTTCCCTCGGCGCCCTGACCGTGGCCGCGCTCGCCCTGCCCTCGCAGCCCCCGGTCGGTGCCGCCCCCGCCACGGCCGACGACGCGGCGGGCAGCACCCAGTCCGTACCGCTGGACGACCTCGGCACGGCGGCCCCGCGCGCCGGCGAACCCGACTCCGCGCCCGTCCCCGGAACCCGGGTCATGCCGGTGCGCGAGGTCCGCCCGTTCTCGCTCCTCGGCGTCGTCTGGGACGACCCCAACGTCCAACTGGGCGGCCACGTCCAGGTCCGTACCCGCGCCACCGGCTCGCACGACTGGTCCGGCTGGCAGGACGTACAGACCGACAACGACGACCTGCCCGACCCCGCGTCGGCCGAACGCCGCAAGAGCGGAGTACGCGGCAGCACCGCCCCCCTGTGGACCGGCGCCTCGAACGCCGTCCAGCTGCGCATCGCCCCGGACGGCCGGAACCGCGCACCGGCCCCCTTCCCCGGCGGGCTGCGGCTGGAGCTGGTCGACCCGGGCAGCGCACGGCCCACCGGGCCCGGCACCGAACTGCGGCCGCTGGGGCGCGCCGAGGCACAGGCCGAGGCGCAGGCGGCGGCCCAGGCCGCCGGGGCCCGGAGCAACCCCGACAAGACCTACATCGGCCCCCGCCCGCGGATCGTGACCCGGGCCGGCTGGGGCGCCGACGAGACCCTGCGCGAACCGACCCCCGGCTTCACCGGCCCGGTCAAGGCCGCCTTCGTCCACCACACCGCGACCGGCAACGACTACACCTGCGCCGAGGCCCCCGCGGCGATCCGCGCCATCTACCGCTTTCACGTCAAAAGCAGTGGCTGGAAAGACATCGGCTACAACTTCCTCATCGACAAATGCGGCGTCATCTACGAAGGCCGCGCGGGCGGCGTGGACAAATCCGTGATGGGCGCGCACACCCTCGGCTTCAACGACGACACCACCGGCATCGCCCTGCTGGGGAACTTCACCGACACCGACCCCTCCAAGGGCGCCATGGAGGCCCTTTCGGCTCTGACGGCGTGGAAGCTGGGCCTGTCCGGCGCCGATCCGCGCGGCACCGTGGACCTGACCTCCGCCGGCAGCAACCTCTTCAAGAAGGGCGAGGTCGCCCAACTCCACGTCATCTCCGGCCACCGCGACGGCTTCCGCTCCGCCTGCCCCGGCGACCGCCTCTACGACGCACTCGACACCGCCCGTACGGACGCCGCCCGCCTCCAGGGGCGCTGA
- a CDS encoding TIGR03089 family protein encodes MNATDRTPADLLRSALAADPARPLVTFYDDATGERVELSVATFANWVAKTANYLQGDLAAAPGDRLALLLPAHWQTAVWLLACSSVGVVAEVDGDPAAADLVVSGPDRLAEARACSGERVALALRPLGGRFPQPPADFADYAVEVPGQGDRFAPFVPVDPGAPALTVGGEELTGTGIGERALADAAAEEMPQEPRVLSGLSYDTWRGLSYGLYAPLATGGSVVLCRHLDRLGAEGTLAREATERITFKAPSALS; translated from the coding sequence ATGAACGCCACCGATCGCACCCCCGCCGACCTGCTGCGTTCCGCGCTCGCCGCGGACCCGGCCCGCCCCCTGGTGACCTTCTACGACGATGCCACCGGCGAGCGGGTGGAACTGTCCGTCGCCACCTTCGCCAATTGGGTGGCCAAGACGGCCAACTACCTCCAGGGCGATCTGGCCGCCGCGCCCGGCGACCGGCTCGCGCTGCTGCTGCCCGCGCACTGGCAGACCGCCGTATGGCTGCTGGCCTGTTCGTCGGTCGGCGTGGTCGCGGAGGTGGACGGCGATCCGGCCGCGGCCGACCTGGTCGTCAGCGGCCCGGACCGGCTGGCGGAGGCGCGCGCCTGCTCCGGGGAGCGGGTGGCGCTGGCGCTGCGCCCGCTGGGCGGCCGCTTCCCGCAGCCGCCGGCGGACTTTGCGGACTACGCCGTCGAGGTGCCCGGCCAGGGCGACCGCTTCGCGCCGTTCGTGCCGGTGGATCCGGGTGCACCGGCGCTGACCGTCGGCGGCGAGGAGCTGACCGGCACGGGGATCGGCGAGCGGGCGCTGGCAGATGCCGCGGCCGAGGAGATGCCCCAGGAGCCGCGGGTGCTGTCGGGGCTGTCGTACGACACCTGGCGGGGCCTGTCCTACGGGCTCTACGCACCGCTGGCGACCGGCGGCTCGGTGGTGCTCTGCCGCCATCTGGACCGGCTGGGCGCGGAGGGCACGCTGGCCCGGGAGGCCACCGAGAGGATCACGTTCAAGGCGCCGTCGGCGCTGTCCTAG
- a CDS encoding LCP family protein produces MTESPQTPSGRPGPAAGSRRTGRGAGRFPGWGPRPLRSGAPGDGPGPPRTPPSPLHWMRRAALGTAAAVLVTAVTGWGLYTKLDGNIRFDSDTQNELEKYEAERPDPGPPNAENILLIGSDNRGDGNEKYGADSGTQRSDTTILLHLAADRKSATAVSIPRDLMVQVPRCKRSDGREIAEQTVQFNWTFQFAGAACTIRTVEKMTGIRITHHMIVDFVGFKKMVDAVDGVEICVRRPIHDDKAHLVLPAGRQTLHGEEALGFVRARKSLGNGSDTQRMQRQQDFLGALVKKVQSNGVLLNPTRLYPVLDAATSSLTTDADLASLTGLYELVRSMRSIPTAHVQFLTVPRQEYRYDPNRDELVQPDAGRLFAELRRDHRVTVAPAKDSAQSAAAFDAKPRDPSPPPGRAPAFPGTTAEHGTCE; encoded by the coding sequence GTGACCGAGAGCCCCCAGACACCGTCCGGCCGCCCGGGCCCCGCCGCGGGCTCGCGCCGGACGGGCCGGGGGGCGGGCCGGTTTCCCGGCTGGGGCCCGCGGCCGCTGCGCTCGGGCGCCCCGGGCGACGGCCCGGGCCCGCCGCGCACCCCGCCCTCGCCGCTGCACTGGATGCGCCGGGCCGCGCTGGGCACGGCCGCCGCGGTGCTGGTGACGGCCGTCACCGGCTGGGGTCTGTACACCAAGCTCGACGGCAATATCCGCTTCGACAGCGACACCCAGAACGAGCTGGAGAAGTACGAGGCCGAACGGCCCGATCCGGGCCCGCCCAACGCCGAGAACATCCTGCTGATCGGCTCCGACAACCGCGGCGACGGCAACGAGAAGTACGGCGCCGACAGCGGCACCCAGCGCTCGGACACCACGATCCTGCTGCATCTGGCGGCGGACCGGAAGTCGGCCACCGCGGTCAGCATCCCGCGCGATCTGATGGTGCAGGTGCCGCGCTGCAAGCGGTCCGACGGCAGGGAGATCGCCGAGCAGACCGTGCAGTTCAACTGGACGTTCCAGTTCGCCGGGGCCGCCTGCACGATCCGTACGGTCGAGAAGATGACCGGAATCCGGATCACCCACCACATGATCGTCGATTTCGTCGGGTTCAAGAAGATGGTGGACGCGGTGGACGGCGTCGAGATCTGTGTGCGCCGGCCCATCCACGACGACAAGGCGCATCTGGTGCTGCCCGCCGGCCGCCAGACCCTCCACGGCGAGGAGGCCCTCGGTTTTGTACGGGCCCGTAAAAGCCTGGGTAACGGCAGCGACACACAGCGCATGCAACGCCAGCAGGACTTTCTTGGCGCGCTGGTGAAGAAAGTGCAAAGCAACGGTGTGCTGCTCAATCCGACGCGGTTGTATCCGGTGCTGGATGCCGCGACGAGTTCCCTGACGACCGATGCGGATCTTGCCTCGCTCACCGGACTGTACGAATTGGTGCGCAGCATGCGCAGCATTCCGACCGCTCATGTGCAGTTCCTGACCGTGCCGCGCCAGGAGTACCGCTACGACCCCAATCGCGACGAGCTGGTGCAGCCCGACGCCGGGCGTCTCTTCGCTGAGCTGCGCAGAGACCACCGGGTGACGGTGGCACCCGCGAAGGACTCCGCCCAGAGCGCAGCCGCCTTCGACGCGAAACCCCGCGACCCCTCGCCGCCTCCCGGCCGGGCCCCGGCCTTTCCCGGGACCACCGCGGAACACGGGACCTGCGAATAA